TTGAAAGATCAGCTGGCGAGCCCGGCGATCCCGTTCAGCGGACCAGATAGGCACGAAGCAACCAACCTGAGTTCCGGCGATCGCAACCAGAAGAAGGATGCAAATGAATCTCCGCATTGTCGCCTCCATGCAACACACAGGCGAGTCTATTCGCCTGCACACGAACGGTATTGAATCTTGAGAGGTCGTTGTAGATATCGCGACAGGTAGGGTCGGGACGTACTCGGTATGCGTCGCGACAAGATCTGTCTCTAAGGAATGTATCGGCGGGATCGGACCTGCTGATGAATCAATTCAGGCAAGATATTCCGATTTTTCCGCGTTTGAGGAGAAGTGAGGGGAGAGGTGTGCACAAAAGGGCATGTGCGGGGGAGGGGGTGAGCTGGTTGATAACGGATCGGCTCAAAATGAAGAAGGCCGACTTGAAGCCGGCCTTCTTATGATTTTCTGGTTCGCCCTGGCAGATCAATGGCTGTCCATCGGGCTGGAGGAGGAGTACTCCGGGGGTCGATGCGGCGTAACATCCTGCTGAACGGGAGGTTGCGGACTGGACGGAGCGGCCTCCGGGGGAGGAGTCTCGCTGCTGGGCGCTGGCGGGGCGGCTGAGGAAGCGGCCTCGTTCTCTCGCTTTTCCCGGTCGAGCATGAGCTGACGGACCCGTTCTTCCATCTCTTTACCCGGTTTGAACGTCACCACGTACTTGGCATCGACGTCGACCCGTTCATTGGTCCTTGGGTTACGGGCCTTGCGGGCGGCTCGCTTCTTGACTTCGAACACACCGAAGTTTCGCAGCTCAATCCGGTGCTTGGGATCTTCGACCAGCGTGTCGATGATCGACTCGAAGGTCTTCTGGACGATCGCTTTGGTCTGTAATTGTGTCAGGCCGAGTTCTTCGGAAATCGCCTTCACAATCTCTTTCTTAGTCACGGTCAAAATCCCTTGTTAGTCACACCGGCAGTCGGACGCACATAACATGCGAGCGTTCTAAGTGTATTCACCGTTAGGATTTACTGTCAACCCGGCAACTACGGTCTCCGTCCGATAATTCGCAGTTTCGCTGACTGAAGAACCACGGGAGCTGATTGTATTCCCAGGGCCGGTTGTGCCGTTTGTGGATTTCTTTGAGGCGACTAATCGCCTCTTCGGTAATCTCGCAGCAGCGCTCGTCGTAACCGGGATCGCAGAAATAGATGCGGCATCCGAGCGGACGTTTTTCGCGGCCGGTGCACAGCCCGTTGTGCTGGTAAGGGCAGACTTGATCCACCGCAGTCGCGTCAGTCCGTTCCGCCGTATCGTGACCTTCCGGCAATGGTTGACGAAACAGAATGTCGGCTTCAATCCGGGTGAGGTAAAGGCGGTGCCCATAGTCACGAAACCGGCAACAGCGTCCACTGATCTCGCAGCGCGGTCCCGCTTCAGCGACGGCAGAGTCGACCCAGTCGTAGACGGTCTGCACGTCCTGTTCAAACTGCGCCTGAGTCATGCTGATCGACCTGAAGATGATGGGGAGAGGAGAAGATAGAGGATTCGCGAATGCTGCCGCGAGCACGATGATACTCAATGCGGCCCGGATGCAAACAGTGCATCGCACTCGGCTTCCAGAATTCCCCCTTCCAGAGTGCATTCCGCAAACTGGCTGGCAGCAATGACTTCCCGGGCGCGAATCTCAATCTGGTGATACCCGCATCTTGTCAGCGTTGGAATCGAGGTGCCGAAGACGACACCTCCGATTCCCGCCCAGAGGATTCCCGACATGCACATCGGACATGGCTCGGCGGTCGTATAAAGCAGCAGTTGCTTCCAGTCGATCTGAGAATGCTCGGCTGCGCAGCGGTTGATGCTGTCGACCTCGCCGTGCCAGAGTGGATTCTCTTCCGCACGATTTGCTCCGCGGGCCACAATCGAACCGTTGGAGCGGTCCACGAGGACTGAACCGAATGGGAAAGCCGGGTTCTTTTGCGCTTCGGTAATTGCGACTCTCATGGACTCGGCGTGATCAGGCATGGGGAACCTTTCCAGCGGCGGACGTGAAAGGGTGGGCGGCGGGCGTGAATTTGAGCCGCGTCAACTGGCCGAGGAAGCTTTCACTTCCGCGGGCGCGGTGAGACCTGCTCCCCGGGCGACCTCATTGAGATGATTCCGCATCATTCTCAGAGCCATTGGCTGCTGCAGAACCTGCAGGGTCTTCTCGCTGCCTGGTGGCACCTGGTGGGTAATCTCGGAATCGGGCACCATGATGACTGCTGGAATGTGCCGGCTCGCTGCGACGTTGATCAATTCCTGATAGACGTCGGGCAGTTCATCTTCTCCCTGGACCGTGGCCATGCACAGGAACAAATCCGGCGGATTGGTAACCAGCCGTCCCAGCGCTCGATCAGGATCAGAGATCATCAGCACCCGGAAGCCGTGACGGGTGAAGTAGTCCCGCAGAATATCCTGCTCCCGTGTCCGTCGTTCAACGCAGAGCAGGGAAAGTTCTTTGTTGCCGTTAGCGGCGGCTCCAGTCCGATCTGCCGCAGACGGTTTGCGGGAGGCGTCCTGCATGAGCCTGGCTTTGGCCGCGTTCAGATCTTTCAGTAGTTCGGTCGGCGACTGGTAGCGCTCGTTGGGATTGATCGTCAGCATGCGATCCACGATGAAGGAGACATCGTGTGGACAATTCGGAAGGGCTTCGTTCAGCGGTCGGATATTCCGGTAGCGTGTCAGCTGCTTCCGTTCTTCCCGGCTTTTGGTGCGGGGATAGGGAGGCTGGCCGAGGAGCATCTCGTAGAGAATTGTGCCCAGGAAGAACAAGTCGCTGCGTGGATCGTTTCGCGGCGCTCCCGTCCCTTTCTCCAGCGTGGAGTATTCCAGCGCCGTCTGAACGCCGCCTTCGCCGACTTTCT
The genomic region above belongs to Rubinisphaera margarita and contains:
- a CDS encoding HU family DNA-binding protein — its product is MTKKEIVKAISEELGLTQLQTKAIVQKTFESIIDTLVEDPKHRIELRNFGVFEVKKRAARKARNPRTNERVDVDAKYVVTFKPGKEMEERVRQLMLDREKRENEAASSAAPPAPSSETPPPEAAPSSPQPPVQQDVTPHRPPEYSSSSPMDSH
- a CDS encoding nucleoside deaminase, which encodes MPDHAESMRVAITEAQKNPAFPFGSVLVDRSNGSIVARGANRAEENPLWHGEVDSINRCAAEHSQIDWKQLLLYTTAEPCPMCMSGILWAGIGGVVFGTSIPTLTRCGYHQIEIRAREVIAASQFAECTLEGGILEAECDALFASGPH
- a CDS encoding serine/threonine-protein kinase, whose product is MDFSSSKGLATELVRMRLITKDQANACLRRLKGKNRTGSELLDVLLETSTLTPFQAESIKRLDTDILVLGGNKLLYPNAAGSFARVFRAENLDTGETVAVKLLRHRWNNDPETIDLFQREAELGQKLNHPNIVPIYDIGAESGHHFFVMEFIEGGNLKDFVQIRKQIEPLEAVKYTIDIARGLEYALTLGVTHRDLKMTNVVFTVDGTARLIDFGLATDDDLLEKVGEGGVQTALEYSTLEKGTGAPRNDPRSDLFFLGTILYEMLLGQPPYPRTKSREERKQLTRYRNIRPLNEALPNCPHDVSFIVDRMLTINPNERYQSPTELLKDLNAAKARLMQDASRKPSAADRTGAAANGNKELSLLCVERRTREQDILRDYFTRHGFRVLMISDPDRALGRLVTNPPDLFLCMATVQGEDELPDVYQELINVAASRHIPAVIMVPDSEITHQVPPGSEKTLQVLQQPMALRMMRNHLNEVARGAGLTAPAEVKASSAS